From a region of the uncultured Draconibacterium sp. genome:
- a CDS encoding response regulator, translating to METNNPGSAPVVKKLRILLAEDDQINQKLFSYMLNDIVEELLIASTGIEAVNLHKEHSDIDLILMDLKMPEMDGYEAVKNIRESDKVVKIFALSAFAPETQKAAANGSDFNDYVGKPIRKADLIKIISKHF from the coding sequence ATGGAAACAAATAACCCGGGCAGTGCACCTGTCGTAAAAAAACTAAGAATTCTACTGGCTGAAGATGATCAGATTAATCAGAAGTTGTTTTCGTACATGTTGAATGATATTGTCGAAGAACTACTAATTGCTTCAACAGGAATTGAAGCCGTAAATCTGCATAAAGAGCATTCTGATATCGATTTAATTTTAATGGATTTAAAAATGCCCGAGATGGATGGCTACGAGGCTGTGAAAAATATCAGGGAATCGGATAAAGTGGTAAAAATATTTGCCTTATCAGCCTTTGCTCCCGAAACGCAGAAGGCAGCAGCAAATGGAAGTGATTTTAACGATTATGTAGGCAAACCTATTCGAAAAGCTGACCTTATAAAAATTATCAGTAAACATTTTTAA
- a CDS encoding pitrilysin family protein, translated as MVDTDYLIHTLHNGIRIIHQQTDSPVGHLGVLINTGSRDENEDEHGLAHFIEHSVFKGTKKRKSFHVLSRIEGVGGELNAYTTKEETVLYATFLSEHYDRTAELLSDILFNSTYPEKELKLEKEVVVEEINSYYDTPSELIFDEFEEQVFDGHPIARNILGTKEKLRSFNRDKIFNFIANNYHTDQMVISSVGNIDFTTLLKMLEKYFGEVEQSLRQLKREQFVNYQPQAKTVIKDTYQAHCVMGNVAFDFKNPKRIAMVLLNNVLGGQALNSRLNLAMRERRGMAYNVESAYTAYSDTGLFNVYFGTDKENLNKAVALVHKEFDLLRDKKMGAVQLSRAKKQLIGQIAISTESREDMMLTIGKSFMLFDKVDPLRVIFKKIEAISAEDIQEVANMVLDKNQMSTLIYK; from the coding sequence ATGGTTGATACTGATTATCTGATACATACATTACATAACGGCATTCGAATAATTCATCAGCAAACCGATTCGCCGGTGGGGCATCTGGGGGTTTTAATAAATACCGGATCGCGCGACGAAAACGAGGATGAACATGGCCTTGCACACTTTATCGAGCACTCGGTTTTTAAGGGTACAAAAAAGCGCAAGTCGTTTCATGTGCTTAGCCGTATCGAGGGTGTTGGTGGCGAGCTGAATGCTTATACCACAAAAGAAGAAACCGTGCTGTATGCTACTTTTTTAAGCGAGCATTACGATCGCACAGCCGAATTGCTGAGCGATATTCTTTTTAACAGTACCTACCCCGAAAAGGAGCTCAAGCTTGAAAAAGAGGTGGTGGTTGAGGAAATAAATTCGTATTACGATACGCCATCGGAATTGATCTTTGATGAATTTGAAGAGCAGGTTTTTGATGGTCATCCCATTGCCCGCAATATTTTAGGTACAAAAGAAAAGCTGCGTTCTTTTAACCGCGATAAGATTTTCAATTTTATTGCCAACAACTACCATACCGATCAAATGGTGATTAGTTCGGTGGGGAATATCGATTTTACAACTTTGCTAAAAATGCTGGAGAAGTATTTTGGAGAGGTGGAGCAAAGTTTACGACAGTTGAAAAGAGAGCAGTTTGTGAATTACCAACCGCAAGCAAAAACGGTAATAAAAGACACTTATCAGGCACATTGCGTAATGGGAAATGTGGCTTTCGATTTTAAAAATCCAAAGCGTATTGCCATGGTTTTGCTGAACAATGTGCTGGGCGGACAAGCGCTAAACTCGCGCTTAAACCTGGCCATGCGCGAACGTCGCGGAATGGCTTATAACGTGGAATCGGCGTACACGGCGTATTCCGATACCGGTTTATTTAACGTGTATTTCGGTACCGATAAAGAGAACCTGAACAAAGCGGTGGCGTTGGTGCATAAGGAGTTTGACTTGCTTCGCGACAAAAAAATGGGAGCCGTTCAGTTAAGTCGTGCAAAAAAGCAGCTGATTGGCCAGATTGCCATTTCAACCGAAAGTCGCGAAGATATGATGCTCACCATCGGGAAAAGTTTTATGCTGTTTGATAAGGTGGATCCTCTGCGTGTGATCTTCAAAAAAATTGAAGCGATTAGCGCCGAGGATATTCAGGAAGTAGCCAACATGGTATTGGACAAAAACCAGATGAGTACGTTGATTTATAAATAG
- a CDS encoding O-methyltransferase codes for MDRQKALHQYILDHIDEEDPVLIELDRETNLKVLGARMISGHLQGQVLTMLAKMIRPKTILELGTFTGYSAICLAKGLPEDGKLITIEVDDELESLAAKYFEKAGVAHLIEQKIGAATELIPLLNQSFDMVFIDADKREYVEYYQLLIDKMQAGAYMIADNTLWNGKVLDEARHDDVQTIGILEFNKLVKNDDRVEKVILPLRDGMTVIRRK; via the coding sequence ATGGACAGGCAGAAGGCATTACATCAATATATTTTGGATCATATCGATGAGGAAGATCCGGTGTTAATTGAACTGGATCGCGAAACCAACCTGAAAGTGTTGGGTGCCCGCATGATATCGGGGCATTTACAGGGACAGGTGCTGACTATGCTGGCGAAAATGATCCGCCCGAAAACGATTCTCGAGCTGGGAACGTTTACCGGTTACTCGGCTATTTGCCTGGCAAAAGGGTTACCTGAAGATGGCAAGTTGATTACCATTGAGGTTGACGATGAGCTGGAGTCGTTGGCCGCTAAATATTTCGAAAAAGCTGGTGTGGCGCATTTAATCGAACAAAAAATCGGGGCTGCTACAGAGCTAATCCCTTTGCTCAATCAATCGTTCGACATGGTTTTTATCGATGCCGATAAACGCGAGTATGTGGAGTACTATCAGTTGCTGATCGACAAAATGCAGGCAGGAGCGTATATGATTGCCGACAACACGCTGTGGAATGGTAAGGTACTCGACGAGGCTCGCCACGATGATGTGCAGACTATTGGTATCCTTGAATTCAACAAGCTGGTGAAAAACGACGATCGCGTGGAGAAGGTTATTCTGCCGTTGCGCGATGGTATGACTGTTATTCGTAGAAAGTAG
- the ricT gene encoding regulatory iron-sulfur-containing complex subunit RicT, with amino-acid sequence MHKKATHQTESREDYMSCNGCSFNNSTSSITQGYDWLSDLPDTTDKSDIVEVKFKSTRKEYYKNVENLQLKRGDSIVVASSPGHDVGEVTLTGYLAEKQFKLRIKNPSRYNLNVVYRKASDADIQKLNEARSREKATMIRARQAALELGLDMKIGDVEFRGDNKKAIFYYLAEGRVDFRELIKVYAREFRIKVEMKQIGARQEAGLIGGIGSCGRELCCSSWRTDFSSISSDAALKQGLSPSAQKMAGACGKLKCCLLYELDAYIEAGNEFPRELLDLELASGIAKPFKTDYLKKEIWYGLAGSMGTTFNLSLKQVRDIIQKNKRGIKPEVQTFSAQPKEQNSMEVTLDESLDRFDNKKPSRNKKRRNKKGGRNLENKSNNPQNKQSAAEGGDKNKSPNKRRNNNPNRKRKPGFKAKKGPAVSGNNSSN; translated from the coding sequence ATGCACAAAAAAGCCACGCATCAGACAGAAAGCAGAGAGGATTATATGAGTTGTAATGGATGTTCGTTCAATAATTCAACAAGTAGCATAACACAAGGATACGACTGGCTAAGTGATTTGCCAGACACCACCGATAAATCAGATATTGTTGAAGTTAAGTTTAAGTCGACCCGCAAAGAATACTATAAAAATGTTGAGAATCTTCAGCTAAAACGTGGAGACAGCATAGTTGTTGCCTCCTCGCCGGGGCATGATGTTGGTGAAGTAACCCTAACCGGCTACCTGGCTGAAAAACAATTTAAGCTGCGGATTAAAAACCCGTCGCGCTATAACCTAAATGTGGTTTACCGCAAAGCTTCCGATGCCGATATTCAGAAACTGAATGAAGCACGCAGCCGCGAAAAAGCCACCATGATTAGAGCACGACAGGCAGCACTGGAGTTGGGACTTGACATGAAAATTGGCGATGTTGAATTCAGAGGCGACAACAAAAAAGCGATTTTTTACTACCTGGCCGAAGGGCGTGTAGATTTCAGGGAACTGATAAAAGTCTATGCCCGCGAGTTCCGCATTAAAGTGGAAATGAAACAAATTGGTGCCCGTCAGGAAGCTGGTTTGATTGGTGGAATTGGCTCATGCGGTCGCGAGCTGTGCTGCTCGAGCTGGCGAACCGATTTTTCAAGTATCTCGTCGGACGCGGCATTGAAACAAGGTTTGTCGCCATCGGCTCAAAAAATGGCTGGTGCCTGCGGAAAACTAAAATGCTGTCTGCTTTACGAGCTTGACGCTTACATTGAGGCAGGAAACGAATTTCCGCGCGAACTACTCGACCTTGAACTGGCATCGGGAATTGCCAAGCCTTTTAAAACCGATTACCTGAAGAAAGAGATTTGGTACGGATTGGCAGGAAGTATGGGAACTACTTTTAACCTGTCGCTTAAACAGGTGCGCGATATCATACAGAAAAACAAACGAGGCATAAAACCCGAAGTTCAGACATTCAGCGCTCAGCCAAAAGAGCAAAATAGTATGGAAGTTACGCTGGACGAAAGTCTGGACCGTTTCGACAACAAAAAACCATCGCGCAACAAAAAACGACGCAACAAAAAGGGTGGCCGGAATCTCGAAAACAAGAGCAACAATCCGCAAAACAAACAATCCGCTGCGGAAGGTGGCGACAAAAACAAAAGCCCCAATAAACGAAGGAATAACAATCCGAATAGAAAACGGAAACCGGGGTTTAAAGCTAAAAAAGGTCCAGCAGTTTCGGGGAATAATAGTTCCAATTAA